TCgcgggggggggacacacaccgGATGGTGCTGGCACGTCCTCTTAGAGCATCACCCACCACCCCGGGACCACCGCGTCCCTTGGGGTGCCCATGGGGTGCCCATGGGGTGCCCAGCGCCAAGTGTGgagctgggggtccctgtgTGTCCCCTCGGCTGCTCCGTGCACCCTGGGGGGCTCCTTTctgccccccctccctgccaggaAGCCACGGGGGGCAGGAAGGAAGTCAAGAAAGTCAtcctggggatttttttttttttcttctctcctacGCAGCCCCAGCACCCCGAGGGGGGGGGCACAGCCCTGCGGGGACGTGGGGGGGTCCCGCTCCCCCAGCCCGGAGCACACGGCTACAGCAGGTACCAAACCCTGGGAATAGAGCCACgtcccctcctctgcctggggctgggggtgatgggggggggggaggctcgGGGACACGGTGCTGGTGAGGAGAaacaggctgggggggggggggggagggagggagggatttTTTCTCATCCATGTGCCCCCAAGaaccgtgcctcagtttcccctccatccttccctgcCCCCAGCCGGGGTGACGCTGCAGGGAAGGTGCCCCTGGTGGGGTGGGGCTCCCagcggggaggaggggggggacacaaaaAGGTGCAAACAAacctccccccctctcttttaTCCTGGCAGCCCCCAGCATGGCCCCGCTGGGCGAGGAGGACGCCGCTGATCCGGGAGCgttcctgcagcctctcctctgGGGAGGCTCCCAGCCTCCAGGTGCTCCTGTACCACCCggcaacccccccccccgcaccccccggACACCCCCACGCTCCTCACCTTCACCTGCGGGGAGTACACGGCCgaggagctctgtgtccatgCAGCCAAAGCCTGCGGTGAGCAGTGGAACCCCCGGGGGCTTGGGGGTGGTGGCCATGGGCTCAGGGTGGTGGCCAAGTGTTCAGGGAGGTGGCCAAGTGTTCAGGGAGGTGGCCATGGGCTCAGGGTGGTGGCCAAGTGTTCAGGGAGGTGGCCATGGGCTCAGGGCGGTGGCCAAGGGCTCAGGGTGGTGGCCAAGGGCTCAGGGGTGGTGGCCAAGTGCTCAGGGTGGTGGCCATGGGCTCAGGGAGGTGGCCATGGGTTTAGGGTGGTGGCCAAGGGCTCAGGGTGGTGGCCATGGTCTTGGGTTGGTGGCCATGGCCTCAGAGTGGTGGCCATGGCCACCTGGGCCAGCtgacagctctgtccccagggggTGTCACCCATGTGTCACCCTCTCTTCGCCCTGGCCACCCAGGATCTCAGCTGCTGGTTCCCCCCCAGCCACCCTCTTCACCCCGGACACCCACACCCAGGTGCTGCTCTACAGGATCAGGTACAGCCCCGACCCTGGCACTGGCACTGTCACCGCCGGTGTCCCCAAGCCACCCTGGTTGCTGACAGGGGCCGTGCGGGACCCTCCCCGTCAGGTTCTTCTTCCCCAACTGGTGTGGACTGGGCCGCTCCCACCGTTTCCAGTTGCCCAACGACCAGGCCAGCCCCATCCTGGACTACCCCGTCCTCGATTACCTCTTTGCCCAGGTgagctctgtccctgtccccaacccccGGGGGACACCCCTGAGGTCCCGTGTGGCTTCtcagggggtggtggggggcACTCACCCACTttcaccccccctccccagcacccaccctggaagctcggggggggggggggggggaagttgGGGACACGACCCCTGCCTCACACCCACAAActgggtggggggtgggggtggcacACGGaccccccacccacccaaccCTCGTCCCCTCCTCCCAGTCCCGCAGTGATTTCATCATgggggggggtggcagtgccactgtccctgcccagccaggAGCAGTGTCTGAGCCTGGCCCTGCTGGACATGCTGCGCCTggcccaggagcagagctggagtcCCCAGGAGGTCCTCAGCCACGTCAGGTgagaggggggctgggggggacagcTCTGAACCCCCGGGGACAGCCCTGGACCCCTGGGGGACAGTTTGGTGTCCCTGGGGACAACCCAGGATCCATGGAATCAGCCTGGCACCTCTGGGGACAGTCTGGTGTCCCTGGGGACAACCTGGCACCCATTGGGACAACCCAGCACCTATGGGGACAGTCTGGTGTCCCTGGGGACAACCTGGCACCCATCGGGACAACCTGGCACCTATGGGGACAGTCTGGTGCCTATGGGGACAACCTGGTGTCCCTGGGGACAACCTGGCACCCATCAGGACAAGCTGGCACCTATGAGGACAGTCTGGCATCTATGGGGACAACCTGGTGCCTATGGGGACAGTCTGGTGTCCCTAGGGACAAGCCAGCATCCATGGGGACAACCTGGTATCCATGGAAACGGTCCAGTGTCCCCAGGGGACAGCCTCACACCCCTCAGGACAGCCTGACACCCGTGGGGGACATCCCAGCAGCCATGGGGACAAGCCTGGTGTCTCCCTGGGGACAACTCGATGTCCCCGAGGGCAGCCTGGACCTACGGGGACATCCTAACACCCGTGGGGACATCCCAGCACCCACGGGGACATCCTAACACCCGTGGGGACATCCCAGCACTTGTGGGGGACATCCCAGCACCCACGGGGACATCCTAACACCCGTGGGGACATCCCAGCACCCGTGGGGACATCCCAGCACCCGTGGGGACAACTTGATGTCCCTGTGGACAGCCCCAAGAGCCACGGGGTCATCCCGACCTCCCGCTTGCTCCCCGGCAGCTACAAGTCCTGCCTCCCGGTACCGCTCCGGTCCTGGATCCAGCAGCACAGTTTCCTGACCCGTAAGCGGGTCCGGCACCGGTTCGGAACGTCCCTGCGGCGGTTTGGCTCGGTGCCAGGCGAGATGGGCGGGCCCTGAAGCTCAAATACCTCCTGGACCTGGAGCGGCTGGTCCGGAGCTGGGCCCAGGAGAACTTCCAGGGGAGGTCACCCGGTTTCCGGTACCGCCATCTCCATCCAGGTGGCCGCGGGAGAGCGGAAGTCGCCTGGAGCTGCGGTGGCTCCgaggtgagggggggggtgAGGGTCCCGCGGGGGGGTGGCTTGGGGGAGAAATCCTAGGAAGtgaagggttggaagggaactggggAGATCCCGGAGTCCAACCCCACCCTGCAGAGCGGGTGTCACCtccaggaggggacaggagggggacacagggacagctccaGGTGGAGGGAAGGTTCCGAGAAGGGACCTGAGCtgggttggactcgatgatttTGAGCCCTTCACCCCTCTGAGGCTGTGACCcggagccccccccccccccggggggTGTGACACGCGTGTCCGTGTGTCCCCCAGGGCCACCAACACTTCTGTGACTTCCCGGACATCGCTGACATCACCATCAAGCAGAGCAGCGCGCCGGGAGGGGGGGCTCGGCAGAGACCCGCGTGGTCACCATCACCAAAACAGACAACAGGGTGCTGGTGAGCAGGGGGGGGGACccgggggctgggggggggggtgataGGTCCTGGGGGGGGTGATGGGTGccaggggttgggggggtgggtgaTGGGTTCCAGGGGTTGGGGGGATGATGGGTCCTGGGGGGTGTGATGGGTcctgggggttgggggggggagggggggcgaTGGGTCCTGGGagtttggggggggtgggtgatGGGACCTGGGGGCTGGTGGGGGTGATGGGAgctgggggttggggggggtgggtgatGGGTCCCAGGGGGTGTGATGGGAgctgggggttgggggggtgggtgaTGGGTCCAGGAGGTTGGGGGGGTGATGGGAgctgggggttggggggggtgggtgatgggacctggggggggggtgatGGGAGCCGGGGGTTGTGGGGGTGATGGGACCTGGGGGTTGTGATGGGACCCAGAGGTTGAGGGGGTGGGTGATGGGTCCAGGAGGTTGGGGGGGTGATGAGTCCTGGGGGACGTGATGGGTCCAGGGCGTTGGGAGGGGTGGGTGATGGGTCCCAGGggttgtgggggggggggggttccagggctgtccccctgtcccctgcaggAGGTGGAGTTCCCCTCCCTGCGGGACGCCCGCTCCTTGGTGGCTCTGCTGGACGGGTACCACCGCCTGactgcagccccccagcactACTTCTGCAGGGAGGTGGCCCCCCCCCGCCTGCTGGAGGACCTGGAGAACCAGTGCCACGGGCCCatcaggtgggtgctgggaccccccccacccaccccgcTGCCCTCCAAGTAGAGGGGATGGGGGTCGAGCCCCCTGGAGCCACCGGCGCCCTGGGgacctgtccctgtcccacctCTGGGGGACACCCCAGTGCTCCCCGAATGTGGGGACACCACGGGGGTCCCATGAGGGTGACTGTGACACAAACCCCCCCCTCGCCCCACCCCGGGCAGTGCTGAGTTTGCAGTGAAGAAGCTGAAGGCAGCGGGGGGGGCAGCCGGGGCTCTACCTCCTGCGCCGCAGCCCCCAGGACTTCGACAGCTTCTTGGTGACAATCTGTGTCCAGGTGAGaccccccctgccacccccccacTGCCACAACCCCCATTGCCACCACCCCCACTGCCACCATCGCCCCCAGCATCACCACTGCCACCAACCCCAGTATCACCAGTGCCacccccactgccaccccactgacagccccactgccaccacccccagTATCACCAATGTCacccccactgccaccccactgccactacccccactgccaccaccccagcatcaccactgccacccccactgccaccccactgccaccccattgccaccccactgccaccactCCCCCCAGTATCACCAGTGCCAcccccactgccaccagcaccacGCCGAGggtgtcactggtgtcactggtcCCCAGGCCGGTGCCCcccctgctggggacaggcagatcACACTGGGGGGATCTCGAGGGGCTGGGATTCCAGGGGGGGGTCTCTCCCCCCATCCTCCTGCCCCCATCTCTCCCCCCCATCTCTCACCTCCAGACCCGCTCCGGCCCTGACTTCAAGCGGTGCCGGATCCGCCGGGACGCTGCGGGGGGGTTCTGGCTCTTGGGGGTGTCCCGGGGGTTCTGCAGCCTGCGGGAGGTGCTGGACACCTACAGACactgggggctgcaggctgAGGGGACCCCCCTGCACCTCCTCACCTGCTGTGTCCCCCAGCCCAGAGGTGAGACCCCCAAACccggggggggacacacaccgTGTGACATCAGAGAGCAGGCTGTGTGACGtcacagggggaaggggggggggctGTGACATCACGGAGTGGGCGGGGTGAGGTCACAGCCCGCCCCTcacacacaaccccccccccagacaGGTCCAACCTCCTGATCGTCCGCAGCGGCtgcccccgcccccccccccctcccccgccgcCCCTCACCGCAGCCTCACGCAGATGATGTTCCACAAGATCGACCCCCCAGAGCCTCACCTGGGTACgagggggggtcaggggggtcaggggacagggcaggacgttttccccccccctcccgccccaTCCCCAactccagcatccccccccctctccccacagggTGAGAGCCTTGCCCAGGGCTCCTTCACCCGCATCTACAGAGGCATCAGGAGGGAccaggagcaggatggggcCCACCAGACCCCCGTGGTGCTCAAGGTCATGGACAGCACCCACCAGAACTGCACCGAGGTGAGGCAGCGGCGGCCCCCAGCTCGACCCCTGtaaccccacagcccccccctgagcccccatctccccctcccAGTCCTTCCTGGAGGCAGCCAGCATCATGAGCCAGCTCTCCCACAAGCACCTGGTCCTGCTGCACGGTGTCAGCCTGGGGAAGGACAGTGAGTGCTTGTCCCCTTGTGTCCCCACCCCCAGGAGGgccccacacagccccacacaTGGGTCCTGACACCCTCTAACCCCCACTTCCCCCCCAGGTATCATGGTGCAGGAGTATGTCAGGTACGGGCCCCTGGACCTCTACCTGAAGAAGAAGCAAGGTGAGGGCAAGGTGACCAccagctggaagctgcaggTAGCCAAGCAGCTGGCCTATGCCCTCAACTACCTGGTGAGCCACCAGCACAGGCCCATGGGCAGCACCTCTACATGTCCCCATCCCATGgctcccccctgtccccatcccaatgttcccccatctccccatcccAATGTTCCCCCATGTGCCCATTCCAAGGcttcccctctgtccccatccctttGGCTCCCCCACATCCCCATCCCAAtgttcccccctctccccatcccatgGCTCCCCCACATCCCCATCCCATTGTTCCGCCATGTCCCAATCCCAATGTCCCCCCACGTCCCTCATCCCATGGCTCCCCTATGTCCCCATCCCAATATTCCCTCATGTCCCCATCCCAATGTtcccccatgtccctgtccctcagcccctctccatccccagcccGGTTCCCCCCTCCCGTGTCCCCATGGGCTCCccccctgctgtccccaacTCAGCCCCTGGGTCCCTCTCCCCAGGAGGACAAGAAAATCACCCACGGCAACGTCTCAGCTAAGAAGGTGCTGCTGACCCGGGAGGGGGACAGCACCAGCCCCCCCTTCATCAAACTCAACGACCCGGGGGTCAGCGTCACCGTCCTGGCCCCGGACAGTGAGTTGGGGTGACCcgggggggcttgggggggtgTCAGGACCCCTCCTGGTGGGTGCTGAGTGGGGTTTGTGTGGTTCTGTGTCCCAGTGCTGGTGGAACGCATCCCCTGGGTGGCCCCCGAGTGCCTGAGGGACCCCCAGAGCCTGGCACTGCCAGCTGACAAGTGGAGCTTTGGGGCCACCCTCTGGGAGATCTTCAGTGGGGGCAACATGCccctcagcctgctgcagccccaggaggtCAGGCTGCACCCCCCCACTGCACCCACACCCCACTGCtcaccccacagcatccctgctcctcaccccactGCAACCCCACTGCtcaccccacagcatccccactCCTCACCCCAC
This region of Heliangelus exortis chromosome 28, bHelExo1.hap1, whole genome shotgun sequence genomic DNA includes:
- the JAK3 gene encoding LOW QUALITY PROTEIN: tyrosine-protein kinase JAK3 (The sequence of the model RefSeq protein was modified relative to this genomic sequence to represent the inferred CDS: deleted 11 bases in 8 codons; substituted 1 base at 1 genomic stop codon) → MAPLGEETPLIRERSCSLSSGEAPSLQVLLYHPAPPPPHPPDTPTLLTFTCGEYTAEELCVHAAKACGEHXQLCPQGVSPMCHPLFALATQDLSCWFPPSHLFTPDTHTQVLLYRIRFFFPNWCGLGRSHRFQLPNDQASPILDYPVLDYLFAQSRSDFIMGGVAVPLSLPSQEQCLSLALLDMLRLAQEQSWSPQEVLSHVSYKSCLPVPLRSWIQQHSFLTRKRVRHRFGTSLRRFGGARRDGRALKLKYLLDLERLVRSWAQENFQGRSPGFRYRHLHPGGRGRAEVAWSCGGSEGHQHFCDFPDIADITIKQSSAPRGGSAETRVVTITKTDNRVLEVEFPSLRDARSLVALLDGYHRLTAAPQHYFCREVAPPRLLEDLENQCHGPISAEFAVKKLKAAGGQPGLYLLRRSPQDFDSFLVTICVQTRSGPDFKRCRIRRDAAGGFWLLGVSRGFCSLREVLDTYRHWGLQAEGTPLHLLTCCVPQPRDRSNLLIVRSGCPRPPPPPPAPHRSLTQMMFHKIDPPEPHLASPPLSPQGESLAQGSFTRIYRGIRRDQEQDGAHQTPVVLKVMDSTHQNCTESFLEAASIMSQLSHKHLVLLHGVSLGKDSIMVQEYVRYGPLDLYLKKKQGEGKVTTSWKLQVAKQLAYALNYLEDKKITHGNVSAKKVLLTREGDSTSPPFIKLNDPGVSVTVLAPDMLVERIPWVAPECLRDPQSLALPADKWSFGATLWEIFSGGNMPLSLLQPQEKLDFYQSQQQLPVPRWPELATLVAQCMDYEPRHRPCFRALLRDLNSLISSDYELLSDLSPPELRLRNSFWGYEPLAPSQDPQHFEERHLKYISLLGKGNFGSVELCRYDPLGDSTGELVAVKRLQQDSAQELRDFQREIQILHSLHHEFIVRYRGVCSSRGSRGLRLVMEYLPKGCLRDYLQKNRSRLDRDTLLLYAWQICKGMEYLGGQRCVHRDLASRNILVESQSHVKIGDFGLAKLLPQDKEYYVVREPGQSPIFWYAPESLADNVFSRASDIWSFGVLLYELFTYGSKTRSPSEEFLQMMGTEKPAQIICHLLELLRDNQRLPAPPDCPGEVYTLMLSCWAFSPGTRPTFGDLLPKIEALRDHQSSACG